The following are encoded together in the Onychostoma macrolepis isolate SWU-2019 chromosome 03, ASM1243209v1, whole genome shotgun sequence genome:
- the LOC131536107 gene encoding natural killer cell receptor 2B4-like isoform X2, with the protein MSHTLVFIRLFLWYLVGVSGVETDQTKSAEVMEGDSVTLHTDLTEIQGDDLILWTFGPKDTHIAKINKAHNEIFHDGVDGRFRDRLHLDNQTGSLTITNTSTEHSGPYKIEIVTENRVSIKTFSVTVYASLSIPVISSYSPSNPSSSERSPSSRCVLLCSVVNVTQVTLSWFEGNSLLSSISVPELNTTISLHLELEYEDNNTYSCVLNNPISHRSKHLNSSDFCQPEECTCIC; encoded by the exons ATGTCTCACACACTTGTTTTTATACGTCTGTTTTTGTGGTACCTAGTTG GTGTGTCTGGTGTTGAGACGGATCAAACGAAGTCAGCAgaagtgatggagggagattctgtcactctacACACTGATCTGACTGAAATACAGGGTGATGATCTGATTCTCTGGACATTTGGACCGAAAGACACGCACATAGCTAAAATCAATAAAGCACACAATGAGATCTTTCATGACGGTgttgatgggagattcagagacagactgcaCCTGGACAATCAGACCGGATCGCTcaccatcacaaacaccagcACAGAGCACTCTGGACCTTATAAAATAGAAATTGTCACTGAAAACAGGGTCTCAATCAAGACTTTCAGCGTTACAGTCTACG CTTCTCTTTCCATTCCTGTCATCAGCAGTTACTCTCCATCAAATCCCTCGTCATCTGAAAGATCACCAAGCTCCAGATGTGTGCtgctgtgttcagtggtgaatgtgaCACAGGTGACTCTGTCCTGGTTCGAGGGAAACAGTTTACTCTCCTCCATCAGTGTCCCGGAGCTCAACACCACCATCTCTCTACACCTGGAGCTGGAATATGAGGATaacaacacctacagctgtgtgctcaacaatcccatcagtcACCGGTCCAAACATCTCAACAGCTCTGATTTCTGTCAGCCAGAGGAATGTACTTGTATTT GTTAA